agggtcattaAGTCCAATataattgacatttttaaactatatgtacaatgtatacagTGCCACCAATTTGGTATTAATTAAATCTGAAGCTTAAAAAGATGGCCATGTTACCTCGTAAAACATAAATCGACTAAATACAATATAGAAGTATATAACGTGAGTTTaatattaaggtcagacgacacgttcctcaattttatataactttttccaggaatttgttattgatttactactactttgacaagctttcttgcaaaaaattaggataaattaccaggcatttctgccaAATTCTAGAATATGCAATCtcctatataattttttttgaaaatacacttgaattactgatattgaaaaataaacaacacaGGAAAAATCACTATATTGTAGGTTCACCGGggccggggcttgaactcatgacttatgaaacctggccccggggccataaaacttagacgagttcacttttgatctcagtctcacttttccactatatgtTCCTTTTGAAAAAGCgagacttagatcaaaagtaagctcgtctaagttttatgccACCGGGGCCaggcccaggggccataaaacttagacgagctcacttttgatctcagtctcacttttccactatatattccttttgtaaaagtgagactgagatcaaaagtgagctcgtctaacttttatggccccggggcctgcTCTCCTAGCAGAGAGGCCACCGCTCTAACCACTTGGCCATCTAGGCATATAtctatatacaaataaaattttaatcaaattaaggacgactttaaataaaaataattttactggAACTCTTTATAACGAGGAGATGCAAAACAGATGCTCGAGCCagtcgaggaacgtgtcgtctgaccttaacattttaaaaaactgtgGTTTCTTTGACACTAGTATTTGTGTGCATagttttcgtggataaagtgaaaatcacagtttcaatgaagtatatttacattatcgATTGTCTTTTCTAATACATTTCATCTATgactatttcaatattttttgttcaattgcttaaaaattatataaatataattaataaggaACCATGTATCAACAGTATGGGGTGTTGAAATACGGTTGGAGTgattcagattttatttttttccccggaCTTTATTGGATTTTATTATCCCAACCGTATTATCACCtcaaaatactcaaagaatgattccctattccttaaagaaatttgtagccaatgatcctatcagtACAATATGATTTTGAGTTTTGCAATTCAATGAACATTGAAATTCGTGAATCAACTCAAAAGCGAAATCTACAAAAAATAggattcaacgaatattgaaaaaaaccaCAGTTCCAAAGAGAAACAATTTCAACAATAAGGCAcggtttaaaacaatttattaagcATTCACATTAATAAATATGACATGTATCTGTAATGACGTCAGAGTACAggtttattttcattcaaaataaatacGTATATTACAAATAGATTACAAGTAGAATACTCCTTTAAAGTATACAAAAGAAATATAGTATTGTTAAAGTCTTTGACTAcctacattgtatataaatatattcataaagTTACGCATAATATATACTTGGCGTCTGTAATATTAGTCTCTATACAGTATTCAGCTCAGAAAAagaaatgaacatatttttactaagttatttgtttagTCTAGAAATaagtaaatacaatttttaaatagcatTGTAGCAAAAAGTCGGAAACCAATAAAAAATGAGTAAACAACAATGACCATGTGATATACCACTTGTTCTTACGGCTGATGTGATTGGCTAGAGCTTTAATCCCTGTCAAGGAACTTTGTAACTTCTCCTTGGTAACATGGCATCACTTTTTTGGAATTGGCCTGCatcgaaattgaaattttttaaaaggatgtTTGATAgtaaagaaaagaattttttagacCCTCCCCATAATTTTTgccatttattataattttttcaaatgacAAACATTTTCAATCCTCCATGGGAAATCATTAATATtacaaatgagagagagagagagagagagagagagagagagagagagagagagagagagagagagagagagagagagagaataaataTACTCACAACAAAGCCCAGACTGTGAAGACAGTTAATGACGTTCAAAAAGGGTCCTTTCCTTACTTCCCACAGATCTCCACTCTGGAATTCAAATTCTTTGGCTAGACCAAACTCCAAGCATCCCTTGTTAAAGTTTTCAATGTTTGTCATGGCTACAAAGGGTGACATTACTTTTTTCTGGAACTGGACGGGGTTCCTACCTTCTTGTTTCAAAAGCTTGTTGATAAGCCTGAAATATTTGAAGACAGGGATTGCTATTAGTTATAGGTCCATGATTTACTACCtaaaaagtgattttgaaaAAGAGCCAGTTTTGAAAAAGAGTTGAatgttaaatttaaaagaagtttttcttaaaaaaaatatagactaTTGCTTGCTCCTTACattatgaaaaaatgtttttgttttaaaaaaaaaaggacatgCATAGGAACTGAAGGCCAGCCTACTGAGGGCTTATTGCAACGTTGGGGATTTAAGGAtgatgcatatacatgtatataagatgATATTAGATATATAAAAACGTTTATATGGTATGGATTGAAAATGATGTGCAGAACAAATTGGCAAGCGTGCATTCTCTGGGTTTCATACCAAGTTCAGTGATAAAATAGTCAAATAACTGaaaacaacttaaaaaaaaaccagatttCATAACGGAAGTTATGTTATAAAAAACGCGTTAAATATTGGTCAAATAGATTTTGTTATTAGATAATCGCTACGCATTTgtaaactgtgtaaaaattgaaaagatATTTGTATTTcctttatgaaaagacggttatATTTTACATTATGTCGTCCTGTACATAATTCGTTTGCTATATTCTGCAATAAAAATCGTCTGAAGAAATTCAAggcttttataaatatattcaattaaATCACACGGATGTTTAATAATGacacgtgtttttttttcttcattaaaatattatgtaaattttaagatttgTCCCTGGATAAAttatattacaaattttgatctTTGTATCTTAATTGGAATTTTGTTAAtggatattttaataataaacttAAATCTTCCCGCTCAAAGAAATATACCCCGGTATTTCGTCTGACTGCTCGTGcataaaatacatttctttCTCACTTTGGTAAAAAGGTTAGCAGAGGTATTTTGGTGCAAATTGTACACATTATCAAATACACAAACCTCATAAAAGTCGACCGATAAACTCTCATCTAAAATTTTAGGCAAATACAAATTTaggaatataatttttaatccTTCTATCATATTATTCCATGACAATTTGCAGATGTTATTCATTAtctattgaaaacaaatattttgaattaaatttcgttttcttttgataaataaCGAAAGTTACAACAAATAGAATATACACTACTCTTTGAACATACAGTTCATCAATATTCAATGAACACTTGTTTTCGTATTATAATtggattttgttgttgagtAGATCAACAAAATTAGATTATTAAACAAAGTATTGTAAAAGTAGATTTTATTGACACTACTTTTGTCCAAGAAAATACATATCCTCAAAACAGTAAATTTTTCGAAATCCTTGAAATTTATTGCCCAcgaatatcaatgaaaataaagtacatttttatgatatataacgATGCAAGTCAAAATATGCTACACAAATAAAGCTTGCAGCGAAACAGTCACCGAAgggtaaaaaatgaaatacctCTTTTTTACTTCATCATTTCGAAATGCAACAATCAAGATACATATATGCGAAAATGATACACGTGTATGCAATTATAAAGCGAGTAaatcttttatatatttcaatgctTTGCTAGGCAAATTTAACAGATACACTTAAACTTACTTGCATAGTGCTACTCCGTCTCTGAGGTAATTGCAAATGGATTTCCAGTCAGTGCTTTCCTGTAAAAATGTGTAATATAACTTTCATTCATTAGATATTCCAGATATGGAGAACTTGAGTTATAGTTTATCGAACCTTGTGTTACAGTTAAGTAATACACTTACGCATTTTGGATGTTCCCCTTCTAACATTTGATTCAGCCAGTTGACAATGTGCACTGGAGTTCCTGCTTCCTCCTCCCGATCATAGTTCTAAAACATACCgatatttcaatataatatcCTGGCCACGGCACCAATTTTGCTACATTTATGTCAAACTGTTAAAGGTCGatagtttctttaaaaaataatacaaagaagaaagaaagtatttcacttttatttgattaaatttatctttttatcgTTACACTTTATTGAAAAAGCTGATATTTTCCATTAAACTTTTGATATTGTTATTTTGCctttgttttacaaaagaaaaa
This genomic window from Magallana gigas chromosome 5, xbMagGiga1.1, whole genome shotgun sequence contains:
- the LOC105338955 gene encoding transgelin-3 isoform X1 codes for the protein MSEKVRASKSGFGRDVDHKMELNYDREEEAGTPVHIVNWLNQMLEGEHPKCESTDWKSICNYLRDGVALCKLINKLLKQEGRNPVQFQKKVMSPFVAMTNIENFNKGCLEFGLAKEFEFQSGDLWEVRKGPFLNVINCLHSLGFVANSKKVMPCYQGEVTKFLDRD
- the LOC105338955 gene encoding transgelin-3 isoform X2, whose translation is MGDRAAKSGLGYEVDKKMEANYDREEEAGTPVHIVNWLNQMLEGEHPKCESTDWKSICNYLRDGVALCKLINKLLKQEGRNPVQFQKKVMSPFVAMTNIENFNKGCLEFGLAKEFEFQSGDLWEVRKGPFLNVINCLHSLGFVANSKKVMPCYQGEVTKFLDRD
- the LOC105338955 gene encoding transgelin-3 isoform X3; the protein is MSFRASKSGLGYEVQKKLEANYDREEEAGTPVHIVNWLNQMLEGEHPKCESTDWKSICNYLRDGVALCKLINKLLKQEGRNPVQFQKKVMSPFVAMTNIENFNKGCLEFGLAKEFEFQSGDLWEVRKGPFLNVINCLHSLGFVANSKKVMPCYQGEVTKFLDRD